A window from Deinococcus arcticus encodes these proteins:
- a CDS encoding DUF4255 domain-containing protein, with protein sequence MIADVQQALKELVYTEAALPREALDIRFAAPTPSWVSGLTRPTLNFFMHDLRENAGLRSMEFSQAPVRGGVQRTLAARRIDLRFLVTVFFKSQLDELGRDEWNVLWRVLAALMRQNEWGETYLPEEARRLNLGVLGVVGPGEGTQSVFSSLGQPVRPHLNYTVTVPLDLNVTAQSPLVLERDLAFYDGLTRDMPAVSTRVRSSWQLRDEAGVPLSDALVRTDGGARGFTDVQGVVHLNVPRDAVARLDILTLDGRQLSLQPHSPQAQPRVLEDA encoded by the coding sequence ATGATTGCTGACGTTCAGCAGGCCCTCAAAGAACTCGTGTACACCGAGGCGGCCCTGCCACGCGAGGCGCTGGATATTCGCTTTGCGGCCCCCACCCCCAGCTGGGTTTCGGGCCTGACCCGCCCAACCCTGAATTTCTTCATGCATGACCTGCGGGAAAACGCGGGGCTGCGTTCCATGGAATTCAGTCAGGCGCCGGTGCGGGGCGGCGTGCAGCGCACCCTGGCCGCCCGGCGCATTGACCTGCGCTTTCTGGTCACGGTGTTTTTCAAGTCTCAGCTGGATGAACTGGGCCGGGACGAATGGAATGTGCTGTGGCGGGTGCTGGCCGCGCTGATGCGCCAGAACGAGTGGGGCGAGACCTACCTGCCCGAGGAAGCCCGGCGCCTGAACCTGGGGGTGCTGGGCGTGGTGGGCCCCGGTGAGGGCACCCAGAGCGTGTTTTCCAGCCTGGGCCAGCCGGTTCGCCCGCACCTGAACTACACCGTGACCGTGCCGCTGGACCTGAATGTCACGGCCCAGTCGCCGCTGGTGCTGGAGCGCGACCTGGCCTTCTATGACGGCCTGACCCGCGACATGCCGGCCGTCAGCACGCGCGTGCGCTCCAGCTGGCAGCTGCGCGACGAGGCCGGAGTGCCGCTGAGCGACGCCCTGGTGCGCACCGATGGCGGCGCGCGCGGCTTTACCGACGTGCAGGGCGTGGTGCACCTGAATGTGCCGCGCGACGCGGTGGCGCGGCTGGACATCCTGACCCTGGACGGCCGGCAGCTGAGCCTGCAGCCGCACAGCCCCCAGGCGCAACCTCGCGTTCTGGAGGACGCGTGA
- a CDS encoding GPW/gp25 family protein, with translation MTKPSALNPPTDVLGTGVAFPVGVNARGQLSMVSGERAVTQAILTLLMTARGQRVMRPEYGCRIHELVFAPGDATTLGLASYYVDEALRMWEPRIEVENVQARLDPADSSRIIVDLLYRLKGTPEPRSLVFPFYRTP, from the coding sequence ATGACCAAGCCCTCTGCCCTGAATCCCCCCACCGATGTGCTGGGCACCGGCGTGGCCTTTCCCGTGGGCGTGAACGCGCGCGGCCAGCTGAGCATGGTGTCGGGCGAGCGCGCTGTGACCCAGGCCATTCTGACCCTGCTGATGACGGCGCGCGGGCAGCGCGTGATGCGCCCGGAGTACGGCTGCCGCATTCATGAACTGGTGTTTGCCCCTGGCGACGCCACCACGCTGGGTCTGGCCTCGTATTACGTGGACGAAGCCCTCAGAATGTGGGAACCCCGCATTGAAGTTGAGAACGTCCAGGCCCGCCTGGACCCGGCCGACAGCTCCCGCATCATCGTGGACCTGCTGTACCGCCTCAAGGGCACGCCGGAGCCGCGCTCGCTGGTGTTTCCCTTCTACCGCACCCCCTAA
- a CDS encoding putative baseplate assembly protein, whose product MPLPTVNLDDRRFDDIMDEARRLIPQFCPEWTDHNASDPGMAILEVFAWMTDLLLYRVNQVPDKLLIAFLEMIGVQLAPPRAAGAPVTFYLSAPQDTPLSIAAGTEIATLRTEVNEAIVFSTERAGLIRPPTLRGLYTANTLAQVRLDTEGQGGEGHGDATRHDLAHLGLPGYRFPIFQPQPRPGDALFIQLEGDHSEHVVALTFGVELAGGAGVNPNHPPYVWEAWQGGVSRWATCEVEYDGTQAFNVSGELILRLPTMREGTFFDQHGYWLRCRLTNEQMHAGYKVSPDLETLQLDARGITVPARHATIVQNELLGQSNGTPGQRFRLLHGPVLYLDPERDVLEVVSAEGDVQRYTPVPDFSTSVPEDRHFTLDATTGEVAFGPSILQADGSVYRFGAVPPQGATIRMRRYQYGGGSGGNVPARALSVLKSSVPYVARVTNHAPAAGGRNGQLLEDAVQRVPYLLRLRNRAVTADDYEGLAAQVSGVARARCVTPNMAVPGQTYPGQIRALQVPAGQVTLALLPQVSFDDLIALDDVSADPLAPLTGRIAPERLTLSAELRGAVQEELDLRRPVGTTLDLRAPQYVWVSVTATLRAGAGASRPMREDVRRRAMQALYGYLNPFTGGPDGKGWPFGRTLSISELYGLLRAVPGVEVAEDVQVVLTEPGQPETRETITGSLPLPPQALIVSDVHHVRVDH is encoded by the coding sequence TTGCCCCTACCGACTGTGAACCTGGACGACCGCCGCTTCGACGACATCATGGACGAGGCGCGGCGGCTCATTCCGCAGTTCTGCCCCGAATGGACTGACCACAACGCCTCTGATCCCGGCATGGCGATTCTCGAAGTGTTTGCCTGGATGACCGATCTGCTGCTCTACCGGGTCAATCAGGTGCCGGACAAGCTGCTGATCGCGTTCCTGGAGATGATCGGGGTGCAGCTCGCGCCGCCGCGCGCGGCCGGAGCGCCGGTGACGTTCTACCTCAGCGCGCCCCAGGACACCCCGCTGAGCATTGCCGCTGGCACCGAGATCGCCACCCTGCGCACCGAGGTGAACGAGGCCATCGTGTTCTCCACCGAGCGCGCCGGACTGATCCGGCCCCCCACGCTGCGCGGGCTGTACACCGCCAACACCCTGGCCCAGGTGCGGCTGGACACCGAGGGGCAGGGCGGCGAAGGGCACGGCGACGCCACGCGGCATGATCTGGCGCACCTGGGCCTGCCCGGCTACCGCTTTCCCATCTTTCAGCCGCAGCCGCGCCCGGGCGACGCCCTGTTCATTCAGCTGGAAGGCGATCACAGCGAGCATGTGGTGGCGCTGACCTTCGGCGTGGAGCTGGCCGGGGGCGCCGGGGTGAATCCCAACCACCCGCCCTACGTGTGGGAAGCGTGGCAGGGCGGGGTCAGCCGCTGGGCCACCTGCGAGGTGGAGTACGACGGCACCCAGGCGTTCAACGTCTCTGGCGAGCTGATTCTGCGCCTGCCCACCATGCGCGAGGGCACCTTCTTCGACCAGCACGGCTACTGGCTGCGCTGCCGCCTGACCAACGAGCAGATGCACGCGGGCTACAAGGTCAGCCCCGACCTGGAAACGCTGCAGCTGGACGCCCGGGGTATCACGGTGCCGGCGCGGCACGCGACCATCGTGCAAAACGAACTGCTGGGCCAGAGCAACGGCACCCCGGGGCAGCGGTTCCGGCTGCTGCACGGCCCGGTGCTGTATCTGGACCCCGAACGCGACGTGCTGGAGGTGGTGAGCGCCGAGGGTGACGTGCAGCGCTACACCCCGGTGCCGGACTTCTCGACCTCGGTGCCCGAGGACCGGCACTTCACGCTGGACGCCACCACCGGCGAGGTGGCCTTTGGGCCCAGCATCCTGCAGGCTGACGGCAGCGTGTACCGCTTCGGCGCAGTGCCGCCGCAGGGTGCCACCATTCGCATGCGGCGTTACCAGTACGGCGGCGGCTCGGGCGGCAACGTGCCGGCCCGCGCCCTGAGCGTGCTTAAATCCAGCGTGCCCTACGTGGCGCGCGTGACCAACCACGCTCCGGCTGCCGGTGGGCGCAATGGCCAGCTGCTGGAAGACGCGGTGCAGCGCGTGCCCTACCTGCTGCGGCTGCGCAACCGCGCCGTCACTGCTGACGACTATGAGGGGCTGGCGGCCCAGGTGTCTGGCGTGGCCCGCGCCCGCTGCGTGACCCCCAACATGGCCGTGCCCGGTCAGACCTACCCTGGCCAGATTCGCGCGCTGCAGGTGCCGGCTGGGCAGGTGACCCTGGCGCTGCTGCCCCAGGTGTCGTTCGACGACCTGATTGCGCTGGATGACGTGAGTGCCGATCCCCTGGCGCCGCTGACCGGCCGCATTGCCCCCGAGCGCCTGACCCTGAGCGCCGAGCTGCGCGGCGCCGTGCAGGAGGAGCTGGACCTGCGCCGCCCGGTGGGCACCACCCTGGACCTGCGCGCCCCGCAGTACGTGTGGGTGAGCGTGACCGCCACCCTGCGCGCCGGGGCCGGGGCCAGCCGCCCCATGCGCGAGGACGTGCGCCGCCGCGCCATGCAGGCCCTGTACGGTTACCTGAATCCGTTCACCGGTGGCCCCGACGGCAAAGGCTGGCCCTTTGGGCGCACCCTGAGCATCAGCGAGCTGTACGGCCTGCTGCGCGCGGTGCCCGGCGTGGAAGTGGCCGAGGACGTGCAGGTGGTGCTGACCGAGCCCGGCCAGCCCGAGACGCGCGAAACCATCACCGGCAGCCTGCCCCTGCCCCCGCAGGCCCTGATTGTCTCTGACGTGCACCACGTCCGGGTGGATCACTGA
- a CDS encoding FHA domain-containing protein, whose translation MAQLQVRVRGEVLRVLTLSRQLSIGRTPDNGLPLRDPSVAIRHAEITAESGTLLLTDLTGGEGVTFVNGHRLSPNQPHRLEQGDEIQIGPFTLAFLADLSVRAEAARPSGRVDVQGELAARPARPPLPTFTAERPARDGMALYTEFLPPFFQESEFLGRYLKIFEALWEPMQRRQDSIELHFDPRVAPPQVLGWMAGWLGLPLDPHWPEGRQRAWMREAVTLYRWRGTRYGLSRALETVYGLTPVLREDTAQPHTLSVQLLDSLDGEDTASREAITHFIFTHAPAHVQVTVEFVAAPPAAPPLPDDPGPHRPVTQDPAHD comes from the coding sequence ATGGCCCAGCTGCAGGTTCGCGTGCGCGGCGAGGTGCTGAGGGTGCTGACCCTCAGCCGTCAGCTGTCCATTGGCCGCACCCCCGACAATGGGCTGCCGCTGCGGGATCCCAGTGTGGCCATCCGCCACGCCGAGATCACCGCTGAAAGCGGCACCCTGCTGCTGACCGACCTGACGGGCGGCGAGGGCGTGACTTTTGTCAATGGGCACCGCCTCTCGCCCAACCAGCCCCACCGTCTGGAACAGGGCGACGAGATTCAGATTGGCCCCTTTACGCTGGCCTTTCTGGCCGATCTGTCGGTGCGCGCAGAGGCCGCGCGCCCCAGTGGCCGGGTGGACGTGCAGGGGGAACTGGCCGCGCGTCCGGCCCGCCCGCCGCTGCCCACCTTCACCGCCGAGCGGCCCGCCCGCGACGGCATGGCGCTGTACACCGAGTTCCTGCCGCCCTTTTTTCAGGAATCCGAATTCCTGGGCCGGTACCTGAAGATTTTTGAAGCACTGTGGGAGCCGATGCAGCGGCGTCAGGACAGCATCGAGCTGCACTTTGATCCCCGGGTGGCCCCGCCGCAGGTGCTGGGCTGGATGGCCGGCTGGCTGGGGCTGCCGCTGGACCCCCACTGGCCCGAGGGCCGCCAGCGCGCCTGGATGCGCGAGGCCGTGACCCTGTACCGCTGGCGCGGCACCCGCTACGGCCTGAGCCGCGCCCTGGAAACGGTGTACGGCCTGACCCCGGTGCTGCGCGAGGACACCGCGCAGCCGCATACCCTGAGCGTGCAACTGCTCGACTCTCTGGACGGCGAGGACACCGCCAGCCGCGAGGCCATCACCCACTTCATCTTCACCCATGCCCCGGCCCACGTGCAGGTCACCGTCGAGTTTGTGGCAGCCCCCCCGGCCGCCCCGCCTCTTCCCGATGACCCCGGACCGCACCGGCCCGTGACACAGGACCCCGCGCATGACTGA
- a CDS encoding serine/threonine protein kinase, translated as MTETKIFHHYQLGRLLGGGWLGPVHAATDLDEGREVALRILDDASSGQSFLLMQLERLLLKVSSLRHAHVLPTEALQQRDHRAFYAMELGRQGSARQLLQGQARAAQPLPIVTAVDLVRQAASGLAHAHSHGLMHGNLKPENLILQPGRALLGHAGYVTQLSDFGLAELRAGSYGTHDRAVVNALAYMSPEQCRGVRNELRTDLYALGLILYELLTGMVPFEIRDAAEALEKHQHVAPRQPSRLRPEMPGTLEEIVLTCLAKDPEDRYPHAQALEAALQEVLNALMPGGPEPTLRLSALPVLPPPPRLDNVQPGADLQLLVFSERHELVRAQPVTTPTLTIGRAPDNAVVLEHVGVSRHHLNVEFSGGQAHVTELTATNGTVMDGLPLTPMTRLRWPTRTPLYLRPYWLVLLEPQAAAVRPRIVVTPERTTLKLSPGTPYVLDIALANTGRTVDHFRVSLEGIPPEWVQDAHGEVQLNPGMQGQTSLTLLAPRDSRSRAGTYEVKVRARSRENPAEYGESPMTIEVLPFHDLVATLLPPVRRTWRHTTYTLRVENKGNTRQDALTKLLDHEGQMLAVPRPQDLLNTNIPQTSMMTGRGIDPTLMAQEAARQATQQARHAALMAAQRVVGGQGRIRLEGLPAMLELEPGQSQEETLKVRVPLRWVGTSSQHEMRVDLYSVPETEEDTGQLMTQARATLHHNPLIPLWLIPILLLLLGILIWWLTRPPVITQFALSGSDTAVRPGQPFTLRWDTSNARRVSILELGADGQNLPPDGTYRVKKGIAKDQRYTLVARSLIGRRAEKFEVVQSRFDRPVIEKFEVNPPRVAGNQKVTVTWKVRNAEQVTITELGKVPAEGKRSFVPDKDVNLVLTAQNGTEKESDSRSVSVLGPEVETFEIKPTEIQKGQSAVLTWDIRNATTVTIDGLGTVPAKGKRTVTPKDSTTYTVTAVGGSNMTKSANARLEITVPKPEFTLFTVSPNPVKSNEQVTITWKTKNASGVNVNYGVGAEDSGPEGATVKSPPASDFTVTLTARNDAGDQVPVSKQVTVIPIDEEAVRKAAEEKAAKEAKAKAEKEAEEKEKANIQKITFTAQPEEIVGEGDVTLTWNAPDWGTVTILPLKGPINNKFEDQGSHIDEKVNKTRVYTLVLPLRNKPPLKISRTVTVKPRPIEIRSFDVSSNSLQAPGPVTLKWEVANASAVRIAGVPGPLTGSKWPPKGQVTVQVARTRTFVLSVGTQQKTQLVNVKPLQAVINSFDVQPRQVTGPGTVVVTWNVKNAASVRIDGVRGPNSDGSWGAQGRTTVPVSATRTFTLRAGENTQSQTVTVKPLPQPRINSFRPSTTALTGPGKVTLTWDVSNATAVRITNLVGNLPGGLWKPQGSATVQLAKSTVFVLTAGSQQKSVAVTVSPRVTPTPQPRPQPQPQPQPQPQPQPQPTPGVAPRVTSFIPTPRSVKAGSSTTLSWRSVGISSVRIEGVDGTFRPNDSVRVTPAQTTLYNLVATTSTGGTVRSSTTVTVTAASSPYADLAGLWNHPLGTLTISGIEGRRASGTFVGESDALANVPLDITFTGTTLTASSSQLSEFKLVLAINSGRRTMTGTYTFRGDSERWCIYRPNTPPPQDCR; from the coding sequence ATGACTGAGACCAAGATTTTCCACCACTACCAACTGGGCCGCCTGCTGGGCGGGGGCTGGCTGGGCCCTGTCCACGCCGCCACCGACCTGGATGAGGGCCGCGAGGTCGCGCTGCGCATTCTGGACGACGCCAGCAGCGGTCAGTCGTTCCTGCTGATGCAGCTTGAGCGCCTGCTGCTGAAAGTGTCCTCGCTGCGCCACGCGCATGTGCTGCCCACCGAGGCCCTGCAGCAGCGCGACCACCGCGCCTTTTATGCCATGGAACTGGGGCGTCAGGGCAGCGCCCGGCAACTGCTGCAGGGTCAGGCGCGCGCCGCGCAGCCGCTGCCCATCGTCACGGCAGTGGACCTGGTGCGGCAGGCGGCCTCGGGGCTGGCCCACGCCCACAGCCACGGCCTGATGCACGGCAACCTGAAGCCGGAAAACCTGATTCTGCAGCCCGGCCGGGCGCTGCTGGGTCACGCGGGGTATGTCACGCAGCTGAGCGACTTCGGGCTGGCCGAGCTGCGCGCAGGCAGCTACGGCACCCACGACCGCGCGGTGGTGAACGCCCTGGCCTACATGAGCCCCGAACAGTGCCGGGGCGTGCGCAATGAGCTTCGTACCGACCTGTACGCCCTGGGCCTGATTCTGTATGAACTGCTGACGGGCATGGTGCCGTTCGAGATCCGCGACGCCGCCGAGGCACTGGAAAAACACCAGCATGTGGCGCCGCGTCAGCCCAGCCGCCTGCGGCCGGAAATGCCCGGGACTCTGGAAGAGATCGTCCTGACCTGTCTGGCCAAGGACCCGGAGGACCGCTACCCGCACGCCCAGGCCCTGGAAGCGGCGCTGCAGGAGGTCCTGAACGCCCTGATGCCCGGCGGCCCCGAGCCCACGCTGCGCCTCTCGGCCCTGCCGGTCCTGCCGCCGCCGCCTCGCCTGGACAACGTGCAGCCCGGCGCAGACCTGCAACTGCTGGTGTTCAGCGAGCGCCACGAACTCGTGCGCGCCCAGCCGGTCACCACGCCCACGCTGACCATCGGCCGCGCGCCGGACAACGCCGTGGTGCTGGAACATGTGGGGGTCAGCCGCCACCACCTGAATGTGGAATTCAGTGGTGGGCAGGCGCACGTCACAGAACTCACCGCCACCAACGGCACCGTCATGGACGGGCTGCCGCTGACCCCCATGACCCGCCTGCGCTGGCCCACCCGGACGCCGCTGTACCTGCGGCCCTACTGGCTGGTGCTGCTCGAACCCCAGGCGGCGGCCGTGCGCCCCCGCATCGTGGTGACCCCGGAGCGCACCACCCTCAAGCTCTCGCCGGGCACGCCATATGTGCTGGATATTGCCCTGGCGAACACCGGACGCACGGTGGACCACTTCCGCGTGAGCCTGGAAGGCATTCCGCCCGAGTGGGTGCAAGACGCCCACGGCGAGGTGCAGCTGAACCCCGGCATGCAGGGTCAGACCAGCCTGACCCTGCTGGCCCCGCGCGACAGCCGCAGCCGCGCGGGCACCTACGAGGTCAAGGTGCGCGCCCGCTCGCGCGAGAACCCGGCCGAGTACGGCGAGTCGCCCATGACCATTGAGGTGCTGCCGTTCCACGATCTGGTGGCCACCCTGCTGCCCCCGGTGCGCCGCACGTGGCGCCATACCACCTACACCCTGCGCGTGGAGAACAAGGGCAACACCCGCCAGGACGCCCTGACCAAGCTGCTGGACCATGAAGGCCAGATGCTGGCGGTGCCGCGCCCGCAGGACCTGCTGAACACCAACATTCCGCAGACCAGCATGATGACCGGCCGGGGCATTGACCCCACCCTGATGGCCCAGGAAGCGGCCCGGCAGGCCACGCAGCAGGCCCGTCACGCCGCGCTGATGGCCGCGCAGCGCGTGGTGGGGGGCCAGGGGCGTATTCGTCTGGAAGGGCTGCCGGCCATGCTGGAACTGGAACCCGGTCAGAGCCAGGAAGAAACGCTGAAGGTGCGCGTGCCCCTGCGCTGGGTGGGCACCTCCTCGCAGCATGAAATGCGCGTGGACCTGTACAGCGTGCCCGAAACCGAGGAAGACACCGGGCAGCTGATGACGCAGGCCCGGGCCACCCTGCACCACAACCCGCTGATTCCCCTGTGGCTGATTCCCATTCTGCTGCTGCTGCTGGGCATTCTGATCTGGTGGCTGACCCGCCCGCCCGTGATCACGCAGTTTGCCCTGAGCGGCAGCGACACGGCTGTGCGCCCAGGCCAGCCTTTCACGCTGCGCTGGGACACCAGCAACGCCCGCCGCGTCAGCATTCTGGAACTGGGGGCCGACGGGCAGAATCTGCCGCCAGACGGCACCTATCGGGTGAAAAAGGGCATTGCCAAGGACCAGCGCTATACCCTGGTGGCCCGCTCGCTGATTGGCCGCCGCGCTGAGAAGTTCGAAGTGGTGCAGTCGCGCTTTGACCGCCCCGTGATTGAAAAATTCGAGGTCAATCCGCCGCGTGTGGCGGGCAATCAGAAGGTCACCGTCACGTGGAAGGTGCGCAACGCCGAGCAGGTCACCATTACGGAACTGGGCAAGGTGCCTGCTGAGGGCAAGCGCTCGTTTGTGCCGGACAAGGACGTGAATCTGGTTCTGACCGCACAGAACGGCACAGAGAAGGAATCTGACAGCCGCAGTGTGAGCGTGCTGGGCCCAGAGGTTGAAACCTTCGAAATCAAGCCCACGGAAATTCAGAAGGGCCAGAGCGCGGTCCTGACCTGGGACATTCGCAACGCCACCACCGTGACCATTGACGGTCTGGGCACCGTGCCCGCCAAGGGCAAGCGCACGGTGACGCCCAAGGACAGCACCACCTACACCGTCACGGCTGTGGGCGGCAGCAACATGACCAAGAGCGCCAACGCCCGACTGGAAATCACGGTGCCCAAGCCGGAGTTCACCCTGTTCACAGTCTCGCCCAATCCGGTGAAGTCCAACGAGCAGGTGACCATCACCTGGAAAACGAAGAACGCCAGCGGCGTGAATGTGAATTACGGTGTCGGCGCTGAAGACAGTGGCCCCGAGGGCGCCACCGTCAAGAGTCCGCCCGCCTCGGACTTCACCGTAACCCTGACAGCGCGCAACGACGCAGGCGATCAGGTGCCGGTGAGTAAGCAGGTAACCGTCATTCCAATTGACGAGGAGGCCGTTCGCAAGGCTGCTGAGGAAAAGGCGGCAAAGGAAGCCAAGGCCAAGGCTGAGAAGGAAGCGGAGGAAAAGGAAAAAGCCAACATTCAGAAAATCACCTTCACCGCTCAACCCGAGGAGATTGTGGGCGAGGGTGATGTGACCCTGACCTGGAATGCGCCGGACTGGGGCACGGTGACGATCCTGCCGCTTAAAGGCCCAATCAACAACAAGTTTGAGGACCAGGGCAGCCACATCGACGAAAAAGTCAATAAGACCCGGGTCTATACCCTGGTCCTGCCGCTGCGGAACAAACCGCCGCTCAAAATCAGCCGAACGGTCACCGTCAAGCCCCGGCCCATCGAGATTCGCAGCTTCGATGTTTCCAGTAACAGCCTGCAGGCGCCGGGCCCCGTGACCCTGAAATGGGAAGTGGCCAATGCCAGCGCTGTGCGCATTGCCGGTGTGCCTGGGCCGCTGACGGGCAGCAAGTGGCCCCCGAAGGGGCAGGTGACCGTGCAGGTGGCCCGCACCCGCACCTTCGTGCTGAGTGTCGGCACCCAGCAGAAGACGCAACTGGTGAATGTCAAGCCGCTACAGGCGGTCATCAACAGCTTTGATGTGCAGCCCCGGCAGGTCACGGGCCCAGGCACGGTCGTGGTGACCTGGAACGTGAAGAACGCCGCCAGTGTGCGCATTGATGGCGTGCGCGGGCCAAACAGTGACGGCTCGTGGGGCGCGCAGGGCCGGACCACCGTGCCGGTGAGCGCCACCCGCACCTTTACCCTGCGGGCCGGCGAGAACACTCAGAGCCAGACAGTCACGGTGAAGCCCTTGCCCCAGCCGCGCATCAACAGCTTCAGGCCCTCCACCACCGCGCTGACCGGGCCCGGCAAGGTCACCCTGACCTGGGATGTCAGCAACGCCACAGCTGTGCGCATTACCAATCTGGTGGGCAACCTGCCGGGCGGCCTGTGGAAGCCGCAGGGCAGCGCCACTGTGCAGCTGGCCAAATCCACCGTGTTTGTCCTAACAGCCGGCAGCCAGCAGAAGAGTGTGGCGGTGACTGTGTCGCCCCGGGTCACCCCCACCCCTCAGCCCCGGCCGCAGCCCCAACCGCAACCGCAACCACAGCCCCAACCGCAGCCGCAGCCCACACCGGGCGTCGCCCCCCGCGTCACCTCCTTCATTCCCACCCCCAGAAGCGTCAAGGCCGGTTCCTCGACCACCCTCAGCTGGCGCAGCGTGGGGATCAGCAGCGTGCGGATTGAGGGCGTGGACGGCACTTTCCGGCCCAATGACAGCGTGCGCGTCACCCCGGCCCAGACGACCCTGTACAACCTTGTGGCCACCACCAGCACCGGCGGCACCGTGCGCAGCTCCACCACCGTGACGGTCACGGCTGCCAGCAGTCCCTACGCCGATCTGGCGGGGCTATGGAACCATCCGCTGGGTACCCTGACCATTTCCGGCATTGAAGGCCGCCGTGCCAGCGGCACCTTCGTGGGCGAAAGTGACGCCCTGGCCAATGTGCCGCTGGACATCACGTTTACCGGGACCACCCTGACCGCCAGTTCATCACAGCTTTCAGAATTCAAACTGGTCTTGGCGATCAACTCCGGTCGCCGGACAATGACAGGGACCTACACCTTCCGAGGTGACAGTGAACGCTGGTGCATCTACCGTCCCAATACCCCACCCCCCCAGGACTGCCGCTAA
- a CDS encoding CIS tube protein, with translation MIPTGSGGQFARAQIVPVEGDGKNRKFDKPIACMFNPREYSISRTLEWKTAANDNSDTGNKVYAGGTPAKLTLELFFDTYAFRAQPGVVEDVRKHTDRLWAMTQMDPSTTETAKGSSLKKLRPPKVLFQWGSTWHFEAVIKDMEQQFTLFMPDGTPVRSIIKVTFEQADRSTAFHNPNSKGPTATHVSQGIRNAAADRGFSGDLRRTTFGKG, from the coding sequence ATGATTCCGACAGGTTCAGGTGGACAGTTTGCCCGTGCACAGATCGTTCCCGTTGAAGGCGACGGCAAGAACCGCAAGTTCGACAAGCCAATTGCGTGCATGTTCAACCCGCGTGAGTACTCTATTTCCCGCACCCTGGAATGGAAAACGGCCGCCAATGACAACAGCGACACCGGCAACAAGGTGTACGCCGGCGGCACCCCCGCCAAGCTGACGCTGGAACTGTTTTTCGATACCTACGCCTTTCGCGCTCAGCCGGGCGTGGTGGAGGACGTGCGCAAGCACACCGACCGCCTGTGGGCCATGACCCAGATGGACCCCTCTACCACCGAAACCGCCAAGGGGTCCAGCCTCAAGAAGCTCCGGCCGCCCAAGGTGCTGTTTCAGTGGGGCAGCACCTGGCACTTTGAAGCGGTGATCAAGGACATGGAGCAGCAATTCACGCTCTTCATGCCCGACGGAACGCCGGTGCGCTCCATCATCAAAGTGACCTTTGAGCAGGCTGACCGCAGCACCGCCTTTCACAACCCCAATTCCAAGGGACCCACGGCAACCCATGTGAGTCAGGGGATTCGCAACGCGGCGGCCGACCGGGGCTTCTCGGGGGACCTGCGCCGCACCACCTTCGGGAAGGGCTAA